One window of Pseudomonas sp. ML2-2023-3 genomic DNA carries:
- the sohB gene encoding protease SohB translates to MEFLAEYASFLAKTVTLVVAIVVVLVTLAALRGKGRRATGQLQVIKLNDFYKGLRERLEQSLLSKSQLKALHKQTGKADKKQKKQPDDKPRVFVLDFVGDIKASATESLRHEITALLTLAKPTDEVVVRLESGGGMVHSYGLASSQLARIRQAGIPLTVCIDKVAASGGYMMACIGQKIISAPFAILGSIGVVAQLPNVNRLLKKHDIDYEVLTAGEYKRTLTVFGENTEKGREKFQQDLDITHQLFKNFVAKYRPQLAIDEVATGEVWLGVAAVDMQLVDELKTSDEYLSERARDAQLYHLHYAQRKSLQERVGLAASTSAEKVVDSLWARLTQQRFW, encoded by the coding sequence GTGGAATTTCTTGCCGAGTACGCCAGTTTTCTGGCCAAGACCGTGACCCTGGTGGTTGCCATAGTGGTGGTCCTCGTGACCCTTGCGGCATTGCGTGGCAAGGGGCGCCGGGCCACCGGGCAATTACAGGTGATCAAGCTCAATGACTTTTACAAAGGCCTGCGTGAGCGTCTTGAGCAGTCGTTGTTGTCCAAGAGCCAGCTCAAGGCACTGCACAAGCAGACCGGTAAAGCGGACAAAAAGCAGAAAAAACAGCCGGATGACAAACCTCGGGTCTTTGTTCTGGACTTTGTCGGTGACATCAAGGCTTCTGCCACTGAAAGCCTGCGTCACGAAATCACTGCGTTGCTGACCCTCGCAAAGCCGACTGATGAAGTGGTCGTGCGCCTGGAAAGCGGTGGCGGCATGGTGCACAGCTATGGCCTGGCATCGTCGCAACTGGCGCGTATTCGCCAGGCAGGCATCCCGCTGACTGTCTGCATCGATAAAGTCGCCGCCAGTGGCGGTTATATGATGGCGTGCATCGGGCAGAAAATTATCAGCGCACCGTTTGCGATTCTCGGCTCCATTGGCGTCGTTGCGCAGTTACCCAACGTCAACCGTCTGTTGAAAAAGCACGACATCGACTACGAAGTGCTGACGGCAGGCGAGTACAAGCGCACGCTGACGGTGTTTGGTGAAAACACCGAAAAAGGCCGCGAGAAGTTCCAGCAGGACCTGGACATTACCCATCAGTTGTTCAAGAACTTTGTGGCCAAGTATCGTCCGCAACTGGCAATCGATGAAGTGGCCACCGGCGAAGTCTGGTTGGGTGTTGCCGCGGTCGACATGCAACTGGTCGATGAGCTCAAGACCAGCGACGAGTACCTGTCCGAGCGGGCCAGGGATGCCCAGCTTTATCACCTGCACTATGCCCAGCGTAAAAGCTTGCAGGAGCGAGTGGGGCTGGCGGCCAGCACGTCGGCTGAAAAGGTGGTTGATTCACTCTGGGCACGTTTGACTCAACAGCGTTTCTGGTAA
- a CDS encoding nitronate monooxygenase family protein, with protein MSEYLKTALTDGLGCRYPIVQTAMGWVADANLVIASTRAGAFGFLAGATLAADQLEAEIKRVIEATGGSNFGLNFHMFQENAAQCVDLAIEYRLRAVSYGRGPDRQTIDRFKKAGVLCIPTVGALKHAIKAVELGADMITVQGGEGGGHTGGVPSTILLPQVLDAVRVPVIAAGGYSTGRGLAGALASGAAGIAMGTRFLMTQESPTPLATLERYVKVADPQRIRVTTAVDGMRHRMIENAFINRLEKASAFGRLRIALGSAWHWKQQTGMSLGHMLGVFVQSVKEDPGALSQTVMAANQPVLLQRSMVDGVPDEGILPCGQVAAAIGDLKSCQDLIDEMVQEAERCLMAVNMRHKGLGDRYQR; from the coding sequence ATGAGCGAGTACCTGAAAACGGCGTTGACCGATGGGTTGGGCTGTCGCTACCCCATCGTGCAAACCGCGATGGGCTGGGTGGCAGACGCCAATCTGGTGATCGCCAGTACCCGGGCCGGAGCCTTCGGGTTTTTGGCGGGTGCGACCCTTGCTGCGGATCAGCTGGAGGCTGAAATCAAGCGGGTGATCGAGGCCACCGGGGGCAGTAACTTCGGTCTCAATTTCCATATGTTCCAGGAAAACGCCGCGCAGTGCGTGGACCTGGCCATTGAGTACCGCTTGCGCGCTGTCAGTTATGGGCGTGGTCCGGACCGCCAGACCATCGACCGTTTCAAAAAGGCCGGGGTGCTGTGTATCCCGACCGTGGGCGCGCTCAAGCACGCGATCAAAGCCGTTGAATTGGGCGCGGACATGATCACCGTGCAGGGCGGCGAAGGCGGCGGGCATACCGGAGGCGTGCCGAGCACCATTTTGCTGCCGCAAGTGCTGGATGCGGTGCGGGTACCGGTGATTGCGGCGGGTGGCTACTCCACCGGGCGCGGACTGGCAGGCGCCCTGGCCAGCGGTGCGGCCGGGATTGCAATGGGCACGCGCTTCCTGATGACCCAGGAATCGCCCACGCCCCTTGCCACCCTGGAGCGCTATGTAAAAGTCGCCGATCCCCAACGTATCCGCGTCACCACCGCGGTGGACGGCATGCGCCACCGGATGATCGAGAACGCGTTCATCAATCGTCTGGAAAAGGCCAGCGCCTTTGGCCGTCTTCGAATTGCCCTGGGCAGTGCCTGGCACTGGAAGCAACAGACCGGCATGAGCCTGGGGCATATGCTTGGCGTGTTCGTCCAGTCGGTGAAGGAAGACCCCGGTGCCCTGTCGCAAACCGTGATGGCGGCCAACCAGCCGGTACTGCTGCAGCGCTCGATGGTGGATGGCGTACCGGATGAAGGGATTCTGCCGTGCGGGCAAGTGGCGGCGGCGATTGGCGATCTGAAAAGCTGCCAGGACCTGATCGACGAGATGGTGCAAGAGGCGGAGCGCTGCCTGATGGCGGTAAACATGCGTCATAAGGGATTGGGCGACCGGTATCAGCGTTGA
- a CDS encoding CoA-transferase subunit beta gives MTATNEFTLAELLIVAACEAWRGNGEVIASGLGVIPRLGASLAKLTHSPELLMTDSEAFLVEEPIPLGPRGDYVPRYSGYLSFERVFECVWGGRRHAMIGPTQIDRWGQTNLSCIGDYQKPKVAMLGVRGLPGNSINHINSFFVPAHNTRAFVSGEVDMVSGVGFKPERWEEGMRRDLMDIRLIVTDLCVMDFGGPDRAVQVRSLHPGVSFEEVQEKTGFPLLKAADIKQTVAPTTEQLALIRRLDPHDYRAAALKGNPPGIRQA, from the coding sequence ATGACTGCTACTAACGAATTTACCCTGGCTGAATTGTTGATCGTGGCTGCCTGTGAAGCCTGGCGTGGCAACGGCGAAGTGATTGCTTCGGGCCTGGGCGTGATTCCGCGCCTGGGGGCGAGCCTGGCCAAACTGACCCACAGCCCTGAACTGTTGATGACCGACAGCGAGGCATTCCTGGTGGAAGAGCCTATCCCGCTGGGGCCGCGTGGTGATTATGTACCGCGCTACTCGGGCTACCTGTCGTTTGAGCGGGTGTTCGAATGCGTATGGGGCGGACGCCGCCACGCCATGATCGGCCCGACCCAGATCGATCGCTGGGGCCAGACCAACCTGTCGTGCATTGGCGACTATCAGAAGCCCAAGGTGGCGATGCTGGGGGTGCGCGGCTTGCCGGGCAACAGCATCAACCATATCAACTCGTTTTTTGTTCCGGCCCATAACACCCGGGCATTTGTGTCGGGTGAAGTGGACATGGTCTCGGGTGTCGGCTTCAAGCCTGAACGCTGGGAAGAGGGCATGCGCCGCGACCTGATGGACATTCGCCTGATCGTGACCGATCTGTGCGTGATGGACTTCGGCGGACCGGATCGCGCCGTGCAGGTGCGCTCCCTGCACCCGGGTGTGAGCTTTGAAGAAGTGCAGGAAAAAACCGGTTTCCCGCTGCTCAAGGCCGCCGATATCAAGCAAACCGTGGCGCCCACGACGGAGCAACTGGCCCTGATCCGCCGCCTGGACCCCCATGACTATCGCGCAGCCGCGCTCAAGGGCAATCCGCCCGGCATTCGTCAGGCCTGA
- a CDS encoding SDR family oxidoreductase yields MSRTQLFDLDGKIAFVSGASRGIGEAIARLLAQQGAHVIVSSRKLEGCQPVADGIIADGGKATAIACHIGEMEHITRTFARIREDFGRIDILVNNAATNPQFCHVLDTDPVAFQKTVDVNIRGYFFMSVEAGKLMREHGGGSIINVASINGVTPGEFQGVYSMTKAAVINMTKVFAKECAAYGIRCNALLPGLTDTKFASALVSNDAILKSVLQHIPLKRVAAPSEMAGAVLYLASDASSYTTGVSLNVDGGFLS; encoded by the coding sequence ATGTCCAGGACTCAACTGTTCGACCTTGATGGAAAAATCGCTTTTGTTTCCGGTGCCAGCCGCGGTATCGGCGAGGCCATTGCCCGGCTGCTGGCCCAGCAAGGTGCCCACGTCATTGTCTCCAGCCGCAAACTCGAAGGCTGCCAGCCTGTAGCCGACGGAATCATCGCCGATGGCGGCAAGGCAACAGCCATTGCCTGCCATATCGGCGAAATGGAACACATCACCCGCACCTTTGCGCGCATCCGCGAAGATTTTGGGCGCATCGATATCCTGGTCAACAACGCCGCCACCAACCCGCAGTTCTGCCACGTACTGGACACCGACCCGGTGGCCTTCCAGAAAACCGTCGACGTGAACATTCGGGGTTATTTCTTCATGTCGGTCGAGGCCGGCAAGCTGATGCGCGAGCACGGCGGTGGCAGCATCATCAACGTGGCCTCGATCAACGGCGTCACACCGGGTGAGTTCCAGGGGGTGTACTCGATGACCAAGGCCGCGGTGATCAACATGACCAAAGTGTTTGCCAAGGAATGTGCCGCCTACGGTATCCGCTGCAACGCACTGCTGCCGGGCCTGACCGACACCAAATTTGCTTCGGCACTGGTCAGCAATGACGCCATCCTCAAGTCAGTCCTGCAACATATCCCGCTCAAACGCGTTGCCGCCCCCAGTGAAATGGCCGGTGCAGTGCTGTACCTGGCCAGCGATGCCTCGAGCTACACCACCGGGGTTTCGCTGAATGTGGATGGCGGGTTTCTGTCCTGA
- a CDS encoding histidine phosphatase family protein has translation MGSIYLIRHGQASFGADDYDVLSPLGVLQAQIAGRHLADLGLRFDRCLSGDLSRQQDTARHALAQINAAGLPIPELETDASFNEFDAFAILEALLPGLLPEEPEALAIMSDAACNPAEFQRIFERIIDRWLSGSWDTPGLETWMGFVERVQAGLNRILELAKSQQNIVVFTSAGTITALIHSLTRIAPTDAFKLGWQIVNTSLSQLKFHGNEATLASFNSHVHLQLLKTPSLITYR, from the coding sequence GTGGGCAGCATCTATTTGATACGACATGGCCAGGCCTCCTTCGGTGCAGACGACTACGACGTGCTGTCACCCCTGGGCGTGCTGCAGGCACAAATTGCCGGTCGGCATCTGGCCGACCTGGGCCTGCGCTTTGACCGTTGCCTGTCAGGCGACCTGTCACGCCAGCAGGACACCGCGCGCCATGCCCTGGCACAGATCAATGCAGCCGGGCTGCCCATCCCTGAACTTGAAACCGACGCCTCATTCAACGAATTCGATGCATTCGCCATACTCGAAGCCCTGCTTCCCGGCTTGCTGCCAGAGGAGCCTGAGGCGCTGGCGATCATGAGCGATGCCGCGTGCAACCCGGCCGAGTTCCAGCGCATCTTTGAACGGATCATCGACCGCTGGCTCAGCGGTAGCTGGGACACCCCCGGTCTGGAAACCTGGATGGGGTTTGTCGAGCGGGTTCAAGCGGGGCTCAACCGCATTCTTGAACTTGCCAAAAGCCAGCAGAACATTGTCGTGTTCACGTCTGCCGGCACCATTACCGCCCTGATCCACAGCCTGACCCGCATTGCGCCCACCGATGCTTTCAAGCTCGGCTGGCAAATTGTCAATACCTCGCTCAGCCAGCTCAAGTTCCATGGCAACGAGGCAACCCTGGCTTCCTTCAACAGTCATGTGCATTTGCAACTGTTGAAGACGCCGTCACTCATCACCTATCGATGA
- a CDS encoding enoyl-CoA hydratase: protein MSRDSEFVQRADTAVYETEEPVLYGVADGIATLTMNRPTVNNAQNSQMTYALDDAFRRAVNDDAVKVIVLRGNGKHFSAGHDIGTPGRDINKQFDRASLWWDHTNKPGGEYLYAREQEVYLGMCRRWRELPKPTIAMVQGACIAGGLMLAWVCDLIVASDDAFFQDPVVRMGIPGVEYFAHPYELNPRIAKEFLFTGDRMSAERAYQMGMVNRLFAREALETGTYALAAAIARQPRMGLALTKQAINHVEDLQGKRTAMDAVFAWHHFAHSHNELLSGDKLGGYDAKAMIEANKTAAGEGR from the coding sequence ATGAGCCGCGACAGCGAATTTGTACAGCGGGCTGATACCGCTGTGTATGAAACCGAAGAGCCGGTGCTTTATGGAGTGGCCGATGGTATTGCCACGCTGACCATGAACCGGCCCACCGTGAACAATGCGCAAAACTCGCAGATGACCTATGCCCTGGACGATGCCTTTCGCCGCGCCGTGAATGACGACGCGGTGAAGGTCATCGTGCTGCGCGGCAATGGCAAGCACTTCTCGGCGGGGCATGACATCGGCACCCCCGGGCGCGATATCAACAAACAGTTCGACCGCGCCAGCCTGTGGTGGGATCACACCAACAAACCGGGTGGCGAGTACCTGTATGCCCGGGAGCAGGAGGTGTACCTGGGCATGTGTCGGCGCTGGCGCGAATTGCCCAAGCCGACCATCGCCATGGTCCAGGGTGCGTGCATTGCCGGTGGTTTGATGCTGGCGTGGGTCTGCGATTTGATCGTGGCCAGTGACGATGCCTTCTTTCAGGATCCGGTGGTGCGCATGGGCATTCCGGGGGTGGAGTATTTTGCCCATCCCTACGAACTCAATCCGCGAATAGCCAAGGAATTTTTGTTCACCGGGGATCGCATGAGCGCCGAGCGTGCCTATCAGATGGGCATGGTCAATCGCCTCTTTGCCCGCGAAGCACTGGAAACGGGCACCTATGCGCTGGCAGCGGCGATTGCCAGGCAGCCGCGCATGGGCCTGGCGCTGACCAAGCAGGCGATCAATCACGTTGAAGATTTGCAAGGCAAGCGCACGGCGATGGATGCGGTGTTTGCCTGGCATCACTTTGCCCATAGTCATAACGAGTTGCTGTCGGGTGACAAGCTTGGGGGCTACGACGCCAAGGCCATGATCGAAGCGAACAAGACGGCTGCGGGAGAGGGTCGATGA
- a CDS encoding phosphotransferase family protein, whose translation MALTDSSTRIRPGEELDANRIDPYLKAQIPDLEGTPTISQFPGGASNLTYLIDYPGKELVLRRPPFGHKAKSAHDMGREFRILIQLKDAFPYCPKAYAHCTDENLIGSEFYVMERVKGIILRSDLPQELALDADATRTLCKRFIDTLVELHRVDYNACGLGDLGKPQGYVQRQISGWSERYEKALTPDAPRWEAVKDWLQTNMPADHPTPGIIHNDYRFDNVILDPADPMQIIGVLDWELTTLGDPLMDLGNTLAYWIEADDPAPIQQMRRQPSNAPGMLTRREFVDYYAERSGIEIDNYDFYYTYGLFRLAGIVQQIYYRYFHGQTRDKRFAQFVQMNALLEHMSLNVIGRSSL comes from the coding sequence ATGGCGCTTACCGACTCGTCCACCCGCATCCGCCCTGGCGAAGAACTCGACGCCAACCGCATTGATCCTTACCTCAAGGCCCAGATCCCGGACCTTGAGGGGACACCCACGATCAGCCAGTTCCCCGGCGGTGCTTCCAACCTGACCTACCTGATTGACTACCCGGGCAAAGAGCTGGTGCTGCGCCGCCCGCCCTTTGGGCACAAAGCCAAGTCTGCCCACGACATGGGCCGCGAGTTTCGCATCCTTATTCAGCTCAAGGACGCCTTCCCCTACTGCCCCAAGGCCTATGCCCATTGCACCGACGAAAACCTGATCGGCTCCGAGTTCTATGTCATGGAGCGGGTCAAGGGCATCATCCTGCGCTCTGATCTGCCCCAGGAACTGGCATTGGATGCCGACGCCACCCGAACACTGTGCAAGCGTTTTATCGACACGCTGGTCGAATTGCATCGCGTTGATTACAACGCCTGTGGCCTGGGTGATCTGGGTAAGCCCCAGGGCTACGTGCAACGTCAGATCAGCGGCTGGAGCGAGCGCTACGAAAAAGCCCTGACCCCCGATGCGCCGCGCTGGGAGGCGGTCAAGGACTGGTTGCAGACCAACATGCCAGCCGATCACCCGACCCCAGGCATCATCCACAACGACTACCGCTTCGATAACGTGATCCTCGATCCCGCCGACCCGATGCAGATCATCGGCGTGCTGGACTGGGAACTGACCACCCTGGGTGATCCGCTGATGGACCTGGGCAACACCCTCGCCTACTGGATTGAAGCCGACGACCCGGCCCCGATCCAACAAATGCGGCGCCAGCCGAGCAACGCCCCCGGTATGTTGACCCGCCGCGAGTTCGTTGATTACTACGCTGAGCGCTCGGGAATCGAGATCGACAACTACGATTTCTACTACACCTACGGCCTGTTCCGTCTGGCGGGTATCGTCCAGCAGATCTACTACCGCTACTTCCACGGCCAGACCCGGGACAAACGTTTCGCGCAATTCGTACAGATGAACGCCCTGCTTGAGCACATGAGCCTCAACGTCATTGGCCGCTCCAGCCTCTAA
- a CDS encoding SCP2 sterol-binding domain-containing protein yields MTSVADAVQAMKAKFNPAAAAGLDLVFGFRIDEDKHFSLIVKDSTCELKEGENPDAQVTLVMDGETLEGIVSGETDGMQAFMGGKLRAEGDMMLAMKLSELFPA; encoded by the coding sequence ATGACTTCTGTAGCTGATGCCGTTCAAGCAATGAAAGCCAAATTCAACCCAGCCGCTGCTGCAGGCCTGGACCTGGTATTTGGTTTTCGCATTGATGAAGACAAACACTTCTCGCTGATCGTCAAAGACAGCACCTGTGAACTGAAGGAAGGCGAAAACCCGGACGCCCAGGTCACTCTGGTCATGGACGGCGAAACCCTGGAAGGCATCGTCAGCGGCGAAACCGACGGCATGCAAGCTTTCATGGGCGGCAAGCTGCGCGCTGAAGGCGACATGATGCTGGCCATGAAGCTGAGCGAACTGTTCCCGGCCTAA